Part of the Streptococcus ilei genome is shown below.
TCACCGGCCTCGATCAAGCGGGCTGCATAGTGGAGACTGGCATCAACATCGGATCCGCGGATGGATTTTTGAAGAGCAGAGAGGACATCGTAGTGGCCATCTCCATCCTTGTCCATGGTGATATAGCTCCGCTGGAGGCTATTTTCCATGATGTCGAGACTGATGTGGCGAACGCCATTCTCCCCTTCCTTAGTAGAGAGGACGGCTAAATCGAGAGAATTATAGGCAGAACGTAGGTCCCCATTGGTCGAAGTGGCGATGAAATCCAAGGCATCCTCGTCGAGGGTAACAGGAAAGTCAAAGCCCCGCTCGGGATCGCTAAGCGCCAATTGGATAGCCCCTTTGACTTGCTCATTGGTCAAGGGTTCCAGCTCAAAAATCTGTACCCGACTGCGAATGGCAGGCGTCACGGAGAAGAAAGGATTCTCAGTTGTTGCCCCAATCATGATGACCAGACCGCTCTCCAATAAAGGCAAGAGAAAATCTTGCTTGGTTTTATCGAGGCGATGGATTTCATCCAAAAGCAGGACTAAGCCGCCTGAAAACTTGGCTTCCTCTGCGATCTCTTGCAGGCGTTTTTTACTGTCTACGGTTGCATTGAAGGTCCGAAAAGCATACTTGGTCGTACCCGCGATGGCAGAAGCAATACTGGTCTTGCCAATCCCTGGTGGGCCAAAGAGAATCATGGACGAGAGACGATTGGCCTCCACCATGCGGCGGATGATTTTCCCTGGGCCGACCAGGTGCTCTTGTCCGATGACCTGATCGATGGTTTTGGGGCGCATGCGCAGGGCGAGATTGTCCGGCATGAGGGTCTCCTTTCTAGCTTTGTCTCCTTTAAAAGAGGCAGTTTTTATGGTAAGATT
Proteins encoded:
- a CDS encoding replication-associated recombination protein A; the encoded protein is MPDNLALRMRPKTIDQVIGQEHLVGPGKIIRRMVEANRLSSMILFGPPGIGKTSIASAIAGTTKYAFRTFNATVDSKKRLQEIAEEAKFSGGLVLLLDEIHRLDKTKQDFLLPLLESGLVIMIGATTENPFFSVTPAIRSRVQIFELEPLTNEQVKGAIQLALSDPERGFDFPVTLDEDALDFIATSTNGDLRSAYNSLDLAVLSTKEGENGVRHISLDIMENSLQRSYITMDKDGDGHYDVLSALQKSIRGSDVDASLHYAARLIEAGDLPSLARRLTVIAYEDIGLANPDAQIHTVTALQAAERIGFPEARILIANIVIDLALSPKSNSAYVAMDKALADLRKSGNLPIPRHLRDGHYAGSKTLGNAQDYKYPHNYPGNWVQQDYLPDKLKGVSYFTPNENGKYERALGATKEKIDQLKKR